A genomic region of Pseudoalteromonas rubra contains the following coding sequences:
- a CDS encoding sigma-70 family RNA polymerase sigma factor: MTTKQKRYESLVQVYNKELYRFAYWLCQDPTIAEDLVQETFLRAWRSLDALQDDSAAKSWLLTILRRENARRFERKQFDYADVEQDTLIDTSSASPDSQTEQMMIQKQISLLSSEYREPLLLQVVMGCSGEEIAQILELNKNTVMTRLYRARNQLKEALTQVTETAKGASN; encoded by the coding sequence ATGACCACAAAACAAAAACGTTACGAAAGTCTGGTCCAGGTCTACAACAAGGAGCTTTATCGCTTTGCTTATTGGTTGTGCCAGGACCCGACCATTGCTGAGGATTTGGTTCAGGAAACCTTTTTGCGCGCCTGGCGTTCACTTGACGCTTTGCAGGACGACAGCGCCGCCAAGTCCTGGTTATTAACCATATTGCGGCGTGAGAATGCGCGCCGCTTTGAACGCAAACAATTTGATTATGCCGATGTTGAGCAGGATACCCTGATTGATACCAGCAGTGCGTCACCCGACTCACAGACTGAGCAAATGATGATCCAAAAACAGATCAGCTTATTGTCATCTGAGTACCGTGAACCACTGTTATTGCAAGTCGTGATGGGTTGCTCCGGCGAAGAAATCGCACAGATCCTGGAACTCAACAAGAATACTGTGATGACCAGGCTTTACCGTGCCAGAAACCAATTGAAAGAGGCTTTAACACAAGTGACCGAAACAGCAAAAGGGGCATCAAACTGA
- a CDS encoding LytR/AlgR family response regulator transcription factor: protein MQYCDNRHLQVIFCTLLLLVSANSLALDWAHINYQQIRVCPGGEVIPNFEDDACITQSFFSADPQRRAIWIEASLHLPERWQEGAEPLAFYLFAKASSKVYLNGRLLGTNGRVSLDGKHELAGRMDTRFYVPPDLIRAGENRVVIHLSSHQSILRLSSPLHLAALGKYQNSTDYFGIEPYMQLSVLCILLLGGLYLLILRLSPLRAKIPSGLIWLIGIAVVQLAVEQLRGWSSYLYPLHDVRLVLILVCAMTFGFGLLVYLLRLCQFDIKAKLSVLAAGMGLTFILVFFSPGFDLKTTLAVTIPALAGVGVVCWYYYRHRTGKALLFAAALCVFVMAAMLSLQSFHSLLFYVMVTLLLGVLLGMHIRQLGELQIQTMADQQAIAKLQVKLAQLNKTGRQQYLTLTFGSATERIDVGQILWCRAAGDYVELHLDGGGERLYSGTLKSLIDKLPGTFMQVHRSYLVDLDKVRRITLNKDKTESGYAFLYLSDGNRVPVSRRLLGQVRGSIE from the coding sequence GTGCAGTATTGTGATAACCGGCATTTACAAGTCATATTTTGTACGCTGCTATTATTAGTGTCAGCTAATTCGCTAGCACTAGACTGGGCACACATAAATTATCAACAGATACGTGTCTGTCCGGGTGGTGAAGTAATACCAAATTTTGAAGATGATGCGTGCATAACACAGTCGTTTTTTAGTGCTGATCCACAGAGACGGGCTATCTGGATAGAAGCTTCGCTGCATTTGCCTGAACGCTGGCAAGAAGGCGCTGAACCACTTGCATTTTACTTGTTTGCGAAAGCCTCCAGCAAGGTTTATCTCAATGGCAGGCTGCTGGGCACTAATGGTCGTGTTTCGCTGGATGGCAAACATGAGCTTGCCGGGCGCATGGACACCCGCTTTTATGTGCCCCCTGACTTAATCAGAGCAGGTGAAAACCGGGTAGTGATACATTTGTCTTCCCACCAGAGTATCTTGCGCCTATCTTCCCCTTTACATTTGGCGGCGCTGGGCAAGTATCAAAACAGCACTGATTACTTTGGCATTGAGCCGTATATGCAACTCAGTGTGCTATGTATCCTGTTACTTGGAGGGCTGTATTTGCTGATACTAAGGTTAAGCCCTTTGCGGGCAAAGATCCCTTCCGGCTTGATTTGGTTAATTGGTATCGCAGTTGTTCAGCTAGCCGTTGAACAACTGCGTGGCTGGTCCAGTTACCTGTATCCTTTGCATGACGTCAGACTAGTACTGATCTTAGTTTGTGCCATGACCTTTGGCTTTGGGCTACTGGTATATTTACTGCGTCTGTGTCAGTTCGATATCAAAGCAAAGCTGAGCGTTCTGGCTGCGGGTATGGGTCTCACCTTTATATTGGTATTTTTTAGTCCCGGGTTTGACTTAAAAACGACGCTGGCCGTGACGATTCCTGCGCTTGCCGGGGTGGGGGTTGTGTGCTGGTACTATTATCGGCATCGTACCGGCAAAGCTTTATTATTTGCTGCAGCATTGTGTGTTTTTGTTATGGCAGCAATGCTGAGCTTGCAATCGTTCCACAGTCTGCTTTTCTACGTTATGGTAACCCTATTGCTGGGCGTACTATTGGGGATGCATATTCGCCAACTGGGCGAACTTCAGATACAAACCATGGCGGATCAACAGGCCATTGCCAAGTTGCAGGTGAAACTTGCCCAACTGAATAAAACGGGCAGGCAGCAGTATCTCACGCTGACTTTTGGTAGTGCAACTGAGCGAATTGATGTCGGACAGATATTGTGGTGCCGCGCTGCGGGCGATTATGTTGAGTTACATCTGGATGGAGGCGGTGAGCGCCTGTATTCGGGAACACTGAAAAGCCTGATTGATAAACTACCTGGCACATTCATGCAGGTCCACAGATCTTACCTGGTTGATTTAGATAAGGTCAGGCGAATTACGCTAAATAAGGATAAAACGGAATCTGGATATGCGTTTCTTTATCTCAGTGATGGTAATCGCGTGCCCGTCAGTCGGCGTTTGCTAGGTCAGGTGAGGGGATCTATTGAGTGA
- a CDS encoding Tim44 domain-containing protein, with translation MKQFVVLMTLIAVLVSTSFSAEARKKFGSKKSAGKTHATSTTAQKKQVDTKTLAPNTAKPKSNKKGIMAGVLGGLLAGGLIAAMMGDDFEGFQFMEMILFAILAFVLFKVIKSFMTKRQQPHMAGMPQGGNFGGGNFGQNNGGQPQSQQPQFRQQPQSAPVSGGFGQQQEQVPFNLPADFDVNGFLQGARDHYHTVQNAWNQSDFATLAEYLSPELVEEFKQDRVKHGEVATEVMFVDAQLVRAETTPVAWEVSVMFKGKYRDLGDKQEEPIHEVWHLERKTQGDAPWVIVGVEDLID, from the coding sequence ATGAAACAATTTGTTGTTTTAATGACACTCATTGCCGTTCTGGTATCTACCAGCTTCAGTGCAGAAGCACGGAAAAAATTCGGCAGCAAGAAAAGCGCGGGTAAAACCCACGCAACCAGCACCACAGCACAAAAAAAACAAGTCGATACTAAGACTCTGGCACCTAATACCGCTAAACCTAAGTCCAATAAAAAGGGCATCATGGCAGGCGTACTGGGTGGCTTACTTGCCGGCGGCCTGATCGCGGCCATGATGGGCGATGACTTTGAAGGCTTCCAGTTTATGGAAATGATCTTGTTTGCCATCCTGGCTTTTGTGTTGTTCAAGGTGATCAAATCCTTTATGACCAAACGCCAACAACCCCATATGGCAGGTATGCCGCAAGGTGGTAACTTTGGTGGTGGCAACTTTGGCCAAAACAATGGTGGGCAACCGCAAAGCCAGCAACCACAATTTCGCCAGCAACCACAATCGGCCCCAGTGAGCGGTGGATTTGGTCAACAGCAGGAACAGGTCCCCTTTAACCTGCCTGCAGATTTTGATGTAAATGGCTTCTTGCAAGGCGCCCGTGACCACTATCACACAGTTCAGAATGCCTGGAACCAGAGTGACTTTGCGACCCTGGCCGAGTACCTGAGCCCGGAGCTGGTTGAAGAGTTTAAACAGGACCGTGTAAAACACGGTGAGGTAGCAACCGAAGTGATGTTTGTTGATGCTCAGCTGGTACGTGCAGAAACCACACCGGTCGCCTGGGAAGTCAGTGTCATGTTCAAAGGTAAATATCGTGACCTTGGCGATAAGCAGGAAGAGCCAATTCACGAAGTTTGGCACCTGGAAAGAAAGACACAAGGCGATGCGCCTTGGGTTATCGTCGGCGTAGAAGATTTAATCGACTAA
- a CDS encoding DUF58 domain-containing protein, translating to MKHAMQSVDHTSWLTQSHSNGVELTLKELLYYKSKARLLDLKPKRAIRSDQAGQYLAPHKGRGMEFAEVRQYQYGDDIRAIDWRVTARTGEAHTKLYQEEKERPVFIFCDLSSPLLFGSRLLLKSVQAAHLSALVAWSACARGDRLGGVVFSEHGHHELKPTARDKGVLAFCHQLCDIHAQSLAQRGDNQAPSFDNNLKRLSHLAKPGSLIYLVSDFSQLNEASFKQLEHLSRHCELIGCQISDPFEHTLPAYKDAVEVSSASGSWTLPLADKQFRTQFAEQAEQAFQNRLARLQRAGMTMQTFCASAPIETQISR from the coding sequence ATGAAGCATGCTATGCAATCCGTTGATCACACTAGTTGGCTCACACAAAGCCACAGTAATGGTGTTGAACTGACGCTCAAAGAGCTGTTGTACTATAAAAGTAAGGCGCGCCTGCTGGACCTCAAGCCCAAACGCGCTATTCGCAGCGATCAGGCCGGACAGTACCTGGCCCCGCATAAAGGCCGGGGAATGGAGTTTGCAGAAGTACGTCAGTATCAGTACGGGGATGATATCCGTGCCATAGACTGGCGTGTGACTGCGCGCACCGGAGAAGCGCATACCAAGCTCTATCAGGAAGAAAAGGAACGTCCGGTGTTTATTTTTTGCGATCTGTCCAGCCCGTTGCTGTTCGGCAGCCGCTTGTTGCTTAAGTCTGTGCAGGCTGCCCACCTGAGTGCCCTGGTTGCCTGGTCTGCGTGCGCCCGTGGTGATCGACTCGGTGGCGTCGTGTTCAGCGAACACGGTCACCATGAACTTAAACCCACCGCACGTGACAAAGGAGTGCTGGCATTTTGTCACCAACTGTGTGACATCCATGCACAAAGCCTTGCTCAGCGCGGTGACAATCAGGCCCCAAGCTTTGACAATAATCTGAAACGTTTGTCACACCTGGCCAAGCCCGGCAGTCTTATCTATTTGGTCTCAGATTTTAGCCAGCTCAATGAAGCCAGTTTTAAGCAGCTTGAGCACCTTAGCCGGCATTGTGAACTGATTGGCTGCCAGATCAGCGATCCGTTTGAACACACCTTACCGGCTTATAAAGATGCGGTAGAAGTCAGCTCCGCGTCTGGCAGCTGGACTTTACCGTTAGCGGATAAGCAATTCAGAACCCAGTTTGCCGAGCAGGCCGAGCAAGCTTTTCAGAACAGACTGGCACGCTTACAGCGTGCCGGAATGACCATGCAAACATTTTGTGCCTCAGCGCCAATTGAAACCCAGATCTCCAGGTAA
- a CDS encoding BatD family protein, whose translation MVTRLLGSVILLITMMPVWAVDQLSASVDKNPVLVGEYFTLTIEANGKVSGQIPDTSGLSSQFVTSPISTSSRTSIINGSMSSTTSWQMQLLSRKAGEFTIPSFEVAGQQSRPIKLKVLAREQDGEAQQNLFIKTTLKPDTLHVQQAALYTVKLYIGQDLLDGQLSAPQMQEAQIAQLGKQSEDYEIVNGRRYMVVTREYLIQPQKSGTFTLEPPIFNGQIREGYRRLAVSAMGDSIEVEVKPIPDTYSGTWLPSELVNLSEEWQPSDQAVMVGTPITRTLTLTALGVTKEQLPDIEVPDVDGFRTYPDETDRKQMTRDGRVISQLIASYALLPQTPGTYTLPEIKVPWFNTVINKVQYATLPSRTIEVKADPNQVSVVPAPVIEAPRQADTDFEPQIVVQNAEKTWLDWALLASGYLLWLVTLVMWFLTRQSKPAKVKALEQTQVTSDETQALQQIKRAVKAADLAACYQGLKALAHAQGHVQLHTWRHQLSQELQNEIAKLQGALYSAKQENVDLVLLYRLLAAQHKQVKSSKKQHLEPLY comes from the coding sequence ATGGTAACGCGATTACTGGGATCCGTGATCTTACTTATTACAATGATGCCTGTCTGGGCCGTAGATCAACTCAGCGCCAGTGTGGACAAAAATCCAGTGCTGGTCGGTGAATACTTTACATTGACCATAGAAGCCAACGGTAAGGTGTCGGGTCAGATCCCTGACACCAGCGGGCTAAGTAGCCAGTTTGTCACCAGCCCAATCAGCACCAGCTCCAGAACCAGCATCATCAATGGCAGCATGAGCAGCACGACCAGTTGGCAAATGCAGCTGTTGTCGCGCAAAGCAGGCGAATTTACCATTCCCAGCTTTGAGGTAGCAGGCCAACAGTCCCGCCCTATCAAACTCAAAGTGCTTGCCCGCGAACAAGATGGCGAAGCGCAACAAAACCTCTTTATTAAAACGACCCTCAAGCCAGACACATTACATGTGCAGCAAGCTGCGCTGTACACAGTGAAGCTCTATATAGGTCAGGATCTGCTTGATGGTCAGCTCAGTGCGCCACAAATGCAAGAGGCACAAATTGCCCAGCTGGGCAAACAAAGTGAAGACTACGAAATCGTCAATGGTCGCCGTTATATGGTGGTGACTCGCGAGTATCTGATCCAACCGCAAAAAAGCGGTACCTTTACACTTGAGCCACCCATCTTTAATGGTCAAATACGCGAAGGCTACCGTCGCCTGGCTGTATCGGCGATGGGTGACAGCATTGAGGTTGAGGTCAAGCCAATCCCCGACACCTACTCAGGCACCTGGCTACCCAGCGAACTGGTCAACCTCAGCGAAGAATGGCAGCCAAGCGACCAGGCCGTCATGGTCGGCACACCAATCACACGTACTCTGACACTCACAGCACTCGGTGTAACTAAAGAACAACTGCCTGACATAGAGGTGCCTGATGTAGATGGTTTCAGAACTTATCCAGATGAGACTGATCGCAAACAGATGACCCGTGATGGTCGGGTGATCTCTCAATTGATCGCCTCCTACGCCCTACTCCCTCAAACGCCGGGGACGTACACTCTGCCAGAGATCAAAGTGCCCTGGTTTAATACCGTCATTAACAAAGTGCAATATGCAACCTTGCCATCTCGCACAATTGAGGTGAAGGCCGATCCAAACCAGGTATCCGTTGTACCAGCCCCCGTTATTGAAGCCCCCAGGCAAGCAGATACCGACTTCGAGCCGCAGATTGTCGTCCAGAATGCAGAAAAAACCTGGCTTGACTGGGCATTGCTTGCGTCAGGCTATCTATTGTGGCTCGTCACCTTAGTGATGTGGTTTCTGACTCGCCAGTCAAAGCCAGCCAAGGTGAAGGCACTCGAACAGACACAAGTAACGTCGGACGAAACCCAAGCACTGCAGCAGATCAAACGTGCCGTCAAAGCCGCTGATTTAGCCGCCTGCTACCAGGGGCTAAAAGCCCTTGCCCATGCTCAAGGCCATGTGCAACTTCATACCTGGCGTCACCAACTTAGCCAAGAGTTGCAAAACGAAATTGCAAAGTTGCAAGGCGCGCTCTATAGTGCCAAGCAGGAGAATGTTGATCTGGTGTTGCTGTATCGCCTGTTAGCGGCACAACATAAGCAGGTTAAAAGCTCTAAAAAACAGCATCTTGAACCGTTGTATTAA
- a CDS encoding DUF3379 family protein, whose amino-acid sequence MDELEFRRRLFADPNDKDVVAQADTDPAKQRLVKEMQDFDATLHSALDISVPDDLAQKILAKQQADADTSMQQTTEVKQLAWYRRFKAPLATAASALLAVSLYFATSVHAPLHAGEHALQHVYYEAEALALTREVQLQEVNEKLAMFGGKLEAMPGKVTYATFCNFKGQRSLHLIFQSDHGPVTVFIVPTDSDDAESKNERFADERFSGSIKPGDRADTILVANLDTPLEQYQTAVTESLRWL is encoded by the coding sequence ATGGATGAACTCGAATTTCGCCGCCGCTTGTTTGCCGATCCCAATGATAAGGATGTAGTTGCTCAGGCAGACACCGATCCGGCCAAACAGCGTCTCGTCAAAGAGATGCAAGATTTTGATGCGACACTGCATAGTGCGTTAGATATTTCTGTGCCCGATGATTTAGCACAGAAAATCCTGGCGAAACAGCAAGCAGATGCAGATACCTCGATGCAGCAGACCACCGAAGTCAAACAACTCGCCTGGTACCGACGCTTCAAAGCGCCGCTTGCCACGGCAGCTTCGGCTTTACTTGCGGTATCCTTATACTTCGCTACGTCAGTCCATGCACCATTACATGCTGGCGAACATGCCTTACAGCACGTGTATTACGAAGCCGAAGCGCTCGCATTAACACGCGAGGTGCAACTTCAGGAAGTCAACGAGAAACTGGCGATGTTTGGTGGCAAGCTTGAAGCTATGCCTGGCAAAGTGACCTACGCGACATTTTGTAATTTTAAAGGACAACGCAGCTTACACCTGATCTTCCAGTCAGATCATGGGCCGGTCACTGTTTTTATCGTGCCAACCGATAGTGATGATGCCGAGAGCAAAAATGAACGTTTTGCTGATGAGCGCTTCAGCGGCAGTATCAAACCCGGAGATCGCGCTGACACCATTTTAGTAGCAAATCTCGATACCCCACTGGAGCAGTATCAAACCGCCGTGACTGAATCACTGCGTTGGTTGTAA
- a CDS encoding vWA domain-containing protein, whose protein sequence is MFELDWPLALLLLPLPWLIARFKPTTAQTQIRLRMPGYQQQSGSGQNMARPKRSVNVLETLIWLCLVVALSGPSWLDDPITLPNEGRDIMLAVDLSGSMTEQDMAYQGKYVDRLSVVKAVLSDFIVERQGDRLGLILFGDTAFLQTPLTRDLQTVSQMLLEAQIGLVGRATAIGDAIGLSVKRFNQKEQSSRILILLTDGQNTAGNLKPEEALILAREEGIKIYTVGVGSDGQGGFSLFGMGGMTGSSIDENTLKHIASETGGAYFRAKDVKGLQQIYAELDKLEPIADENQTFRPRLSLFYVPLLIALALWSLTLLSKAIRQLRVKPL, encoded by the coding sequence ATGTTTGAACTTGACTGGCCACTGGCGCTGCTATTGCTTCCCCTGCCTTGGCTGATTGCGCGCTTCAAGCCAACCACTGCGCAAACTCAGATCCGCTTACGGATGCCCGGCTATCAGCAACAAAGCGGCTCCGGGCAAAATATGGCTCGCCCGAAACGCAGCGTTAATGTGTTAGAGACATTGATCTGGTTATGCCTGGTTGTGGCACTAAGTGGCCCCAGCTGGCTTGATGACCCCATTACCTTGCCCAACGAAGGGCGCGATATTATGTTGGCCGTTGACTTGTCTGGCTCGATGACCGAGCAAGATATGGCTTACCAGGGCAAATATGTCGACCGTCTGTCGGTGGTCAAAGCGGTTTTGTCTGACTTCATCGTTGAGCGTCAGGGGGACCGACTGGGCCTGATCTTATTTGGCGATACCGCCTTTTTGCAAACCCCGCTGACCCGGGATTTACAAACCGTCAGCCAGATGTTACTCGAAGCACAGATTGGTCTGGTTGGCCGCGCAACCGCCATTGGTGACGCCATCGGGTTATCGGTTAAGCGCTTTAACCAAAAAGAGCAAAGCAGCCGTATTTTAATCCTGCTTACCGATGGCCAGAATACTGCCGGTAACCTGAAACCGGAAGAAGCGCTGATCCTCGCCCGCGAAGAGGGTATTAAAATCTATACCGTTGGCGTCGGTTCGGATGGCCAGGGTGGGTTTAGTTTGTTTGGCATGGGCGGTATGACTGGCAGCAGCATAGATGAGAATACCCTCAAGCACATCGCCTCTGAAACCGGTGGCGCGTATTTCCGGGCCAAAGACGTGAAAGGGCTACAGCAGATTTATGCGGAGCTCGATAAGCTTGAGCCGATAGCCGATGAAAACCAAACCTTCAGGCCCAGACTGTCGCTCTTTTATGTCCCCTTACTGATAGCGCTGGCGTTATGGAGCCTGACGTTACTCAGTAAAGCCATCAGACAATTGCGAGTGAAGCCACTATGA
- a CDS encoding vWA domain-containing protein produces MTEFIFIRPALLWLLLPWLLLTGIQWIKRHRSNDGQLIAPHLAQFVLEDGPRKQGSSTPWLVSLLLLLSILAAAGPSFEKHTVPVFKSKQARVLVMDMSYSMYATDIQPNRLTQARFKTLDMIGQFTEGDTALVAYAGDAFVVSPLTDDIKTLENLVPSLSPEIMPSKGANVLAGLDQAKILLDQAGYAEGEIILISDEVEQDELADISDLFNGTNYTLHVYGIGTLEGAPIGLPEGGFLKDRYGQIVVPKLYPERLSALASRQGGRYATYTHSDSDIKTFAPNKVTDLDSNEQPGEALWHLDAGKYLLFIIVPLALWLMRSQPLTLAILVVALIQPQVGYSADWSNWFKNQDQQALESYQQGDFEQAQSAQDPALKGTALYKAGEYEQAAEQLKHATSAIGQYNYGNALAKSGQLDEAIAAYEQALQLDPDFTQAQDNKQLVEDLKAQQQESQQQNGDQSDNQEQSGDQQDQQQQQDDQQQGNDQQSDQQQESGQQQQGGEQQQSNQQGEQQNGEQSDSDAQEQQSSDSDSAEQSNNDNAPELAQSAAQNEQQEQTERAAQSVQQAQQQAAEGEEQSEHAQQLMQSRPLTPQEKEKAQQLDQLLRKVPDDPAILLRNKMLLESQQRVRQRHPRGVEKSW; encoded by the coding sequence ATGACCGAGTTTATTTTTATTCGCCCCGCTTTGTTGTGGTTGCTCCTTCCCTGGCTACTGCTAACAGGCATACAGTGGATTAAACGTCATCGTAGTAACGACGGCCAACTGATCGCCCCACACCTTGCACAGTTTGTATTGGAAGATGGCCCCCGAAAGCAAGGCAGTAGTACACCCTGGCTGGTCAGTCTGTTGCTGTTACTCAGTATTTTGGCCGCAGCAGGACCCAGCTTTGAAAAGCACACGGTACCCGTTTTTAAAAGCAAACAAGCCCGGGTACTGGTCATGGATATGTCGTACTCAATGTATGCCACAGATATTCAGCCTAACAGACTGACCCAGGCCCGCTTCAAAACCCTGGATATGATTGGTCAATTTACCGAAGGTGATACGGCACTGGTTGCCTATGCAGGAGATGCCTTTGTGGTGTCACCATTAACGGATGATATTAAAACACTAGAAAATCTGGTGCCCAGCCTGAGTCCTGAAATTATGCCCAGCAAAGGCGCTAACGTGCTGGCAGGCCTGGATCAGGCCAAGATCTTACTCGATCAGGCCGGTTACGCAGAAGGTGAAATTATCCTGATCAGCGATGAGGTAGAGCAAGACGAACTGGCAGATATCTCAGATTTATTTAACGGCACAAATTATACTCTCCACGTGTATGGTATCGGCACATTAGAAGGTGCACCAATCGGCTTGCCCGAGGGGGGCTTTTTGAAAGACCGCTATGGACAAATTGTAGTTCCTAAACTCTACCCTGAGCGTCTGTCAGCCCTCGCCTCGCGCCAGGGAGGCCGCTATGCCACTTACACGCACAGCGACAGCGACATCAAAACATTCGCCCCTAATAAAGTGACAGACTTAGACAGCAATGAGCAACCTGGTGAGGCTCTTTGGCATCTGGATGCTGGTAAATACCTGCTATTTATCATAGTGCCGCTGGCGCTGTGGTTAATGCGCTCTCAGCCACTTACGCTGGCAATTTTAGTCGTGGCACTGATACAGCCGCAAGTCGGATATAGTGCAGACTGGAGTAACTGGTTTAAAAATCAGGACCAACAGGCACTGGAGTCATACCAACAAGGTGACTTCGAACAAGCCCAGAGTGCTCAGGATCCCGCTTTAAAAGGGACCGCTTTATACAAGGCCGGTGAGTACGAGCAGGCAGCGGAACAACTTAAACACGCTACTTCGGCCATTGGCCAGTACAACTATGGCAATGCGCTGGCTAAATCAGGACAACTGGACGAGGCCATTGCGGCCTATGAACAGGCTTTGCAACTGGACCCTGACTTCACACAAGCACAGGACAATAAGCAGCTTGTTGAAGATCTAAAAGCCCAGCAACAAGAGTCACAACAGCAAAATGGCGATCAGTCTGACAACCAGGAACAATCTGGCGATCAACAAGATCAGCAACAACAGCAGGATGACCAGCAGCAAGGTAATGATCAACAAAGCGACCAGCAGCAGGAAAGCGGGCAGCAACAACAAGGTGGTGAACAGCAACAAAGTAACCAGCAAGGCGAGCAGCAAAATGGCGAGCAATCTGACAGTGACGCGCAAGAGCAGCAAAGTTCGGACTCAGATAGCGCTGAACAATCAAACAATGACAATGCGCCTGAACTGGCGCAATCTGCTGCACAAAATGAGCAACAGGAACAGACTGAGCGGGCCGCTCAGTCTGTACAACAAGCTCAGCAACAGGCTGCTGAGGGTGAGGAGCAGTCGGAGCACGCACAGCAACTGATGCAAAGTCGCCCACTGACACCACAAGAGAAAGAAAAAGCGCAGCAACTCGACCAGTTACTACGTAAAGTGCCGGACGATCCGGCCATCTTGCTGCGCAACAAAATGTTATTAGAATCACAACAACGGGTGCGCCAGCGTCACCCGCGAGGAGTCGAAAAATCATGGTAA
- a CDS encoding AAA family ATPase: protein MAVNAFSELKNYLDSQILGQSALTEALLIALLADGHLLVEGPPGLAKTRAVNALAKGIEGSFQRVQFTPDLLPADITGTDIYRQQTSEFVFEKGPLFHHLILADEINRAPAKVQSALLEAMAERQITVGKTTYPLPELFMVMATQNPLEQEGTYPLPEAQLDRFLLHLNIDYPQASTELEILRLTRGEALSEQSVQFTPISQQTLFEARKKVLSLHLAEPLEQYLVQLIIATREAAKLDPQLGAWIEYGASPRATIALDKCARAHAWLQGQDFVTPDDIQAVLHNVLRHRIILSYEAQADGISKDQVISRILELVPVP from the coding sequence ATGGCAGTAAACGCATTTAGTGAACTGAAAAACTACCTCGACTCACAAATTTTAGGTCAGAGCGCACTGACAGAAGCGCTATTGATCGCCCTACTGGCAGATGGCCACTTATTGGTTGAAGGCCCGCCGGGACTGGCTAAAACCCGTGCCGTAAATGCCCTGGCAAAGGGCATTGAAGGAAGCTTTCAGCGCGTTCAGTTTACCCCGGACTTGTTGCCTGCAGATATTACCGGTACCGACATCTACCGCCAGCAAACCAGTGAGTTTGTGTTTGAAAAAGGCCCCCTGTTTCACCACCTGATCCTCGCGGACGAAATTAACCGAGCGCCGGCCAAAGTGCAGTCTGCGCTGCTCGAAGCAATGGCGGAGAGGCAAATTACGGTTGGCAAAACAACCTATCCACTGCCCGAGCTTTTCATGGTAATGGCAACACAAAACCCGCTTGAACAGGAAGGGACCTACCCGCTACCAGAAGCGCAGCTTGACCGTTTCCTGTTACATCTCAATATTGATTACCCGCAGGCCAGCACTGAGCTGGAGATACTGCGCTTAACTCGTGGCGAAGCACTGTCAGAACAAAGTGTGCAGTTCACCCCTATTTCACAACAAACCTTGTTTGAAGCACGTAAAAAAGTGCTTTCACTGCATCTGGCTGAGCCGCTTGAACAATATCTGGTGCAATTAATCATCGCCACGCGTGAAGCCGCCAAGCTGGACCCGCAGCTGGGCGCCTGGATTGAATATGGTGCCAGCCCGCGAGCGACCATTGCTTTGGATAAATGTGCTCGCGCTCATGCCTGGTTACAAGGACAAGACTTTGTCACGCCGGATGATATTCAGGCTGTCCTGCATAACGTGCTGCGTCACCGTATCATTCTGAGCTATGAAGCACAGGCAGATGGGATCAGCAAAGATCAGGTGATCAGCCGTATTCTGGAACTGGTACCCGTTCCGTAA
- a CDS encoding DUF4381 domain-containing protein: MQNPLDALHDVIPPEQVDWWPLTPASWAVIIAVILIVSVSVWLAVKKWQHNAAKREAIQLSEQHAQDALALHGILKRLARHYYGNEHAAQPTAQWLKLLNKLTGQQFNQQDLNSLYSSNPTLACTKLMSAIKTFKTKEAVNV, from the coding sequence ATGCAGAACCCCTTAGACGCGCTTCATGATGTGATCCCACCCGAGCAGGTTGACTGGTGGCCGCTTACCCCTGCCAGCTGGGCGGTGATCATTGCAGTCATTTTGATAGTAAGCGTTAGTGTCTGGCTGGCTGTTAAAAAATGGCAGCATAATGCAGCCAAACGCGAAGCCATTCAGCTGAGTGAACAACATGCCCAGGATGCACTGGCATTACACGGCATACTCAAACGTCTAGCCCGACACTATTATGGTAATGAGCACGCAGCTCAACCTACAGCACAGTGGCTGAAGTTACTAAACAAACTCACAGGCCAGCAATTTAATCAGCAGGACCTCAATTCTTTATACAGCAGCAACCCGACGCTGGCGTGCACTAAGCTGATGTCGGCAATTAAAACCTTCAAAACGAAGGAGGCCGTCAATGTTTGA